The following are encoded in a window of Streptomyces sp. 11x1 genomic DNA:
- a CDS encoding response regulator has protein sequence MTIRVLLADDQALLRSAFRVLVDSEPDMEVVGEASDGAEAVRLAKEERADVVLMDIRMPGTDGLAATRMISADPALAQVRVVILTTFEVDDYVVQSLRAGASGFLGKGSEPDELLNAIRVAAGGEALLSPTATKGLIARFLAQPDDSAGGEGGGAARSERLATLTGREREVLVQVAAGLSNDEIAERLEVSPLTVKTHVNRAMAKLGARDRAQLVVFAYESGLVRPRVD, from the coding sequence ATGACGATCCGTGTCCTGCTCGCCGACGACCAGGCCCTGCTGCGCAGCGCCTTCCGGGTGCTCGTCGACTCGGAGCCGGACATGGAGGTCGTCGGGGAGGCCTCGGACGGGGCGGAGGCGGTGCGGCTCGCGAAGGAGGAGCGGGCGGACGTCGTGCTGATGGACATCCGGATGCCCGGCACGGACGGGCTGGCCGCCACCCGCATGATCAGCGCCGACCCGGCGCTCGCCCAGGTCCGCGTCGTCATCCTCACCACCTTCGAGGTCGACGACTACGTCGTGCAGTCGCTGCGCGCCGGCGCCTCCGGCTTCCTCGGCAAGGGCTCCGAGCCCGACGAGCTGCTGAACGCGATCCGGGTGGCCGCCGGCGGAGAGGCGCTGCTGTCGCCCACCGCCACCAAGGGTCTGATCGCCCGCTTCCTCGCCCAGCCCGACGACTCGGCCGGCGGCGAGGGCGGGGGCGCCGCCCGCTCGGAACGGCTCGCCACCCTGACCGGTCGCGAGCGGGAGGTACTCGTCCAGGTCGCCGCCGGGCTCTCCAACGACGAGATCGCCGAGCGGCTGGAGGTGAGCCCGCTGACCGTGAAGACACACGTCAACCGGGCCATGGCGAAGCTGGGCGCCCGGGACCGCGCGCAGCTGGTGGTCTTCGCGTACGAGTCGGGCCTGGTACGACCGAGGGTGGACTGA
- a CDS encoding bifunctional 2-polyprenyl-6-hydroxyphenol methylase/3-demethylubiquinol 3-O-methyltransferase UbiG, whose amino-acid sequence MVSRQVDEQIAGRFPVGQRLRVLDVGMGQGTQALRLARAGHAVTGIERESKLIAVAREAVAAEPEGIRGRMRIVEGDGRDTGVHFLPGSFDVVLCHGVLMYVEEPDALLAGLARMLAPGGLLSLLVRNGDALAMRAGLAGDWAGALAAFDTTAYRNRLGLDVRADRLETLTDALAGIGAPLHAWYGVRVFTDLAADDAGLPDGQGDLDALLAAEERAGRTDPYRQVAALLHLCGVRG is encoded by the coding sequence CTGGTCTCGCGCCAGGTCGACGAGCAGATAGCGGGACGATTCCCGGTCGGGCAGCGGCTCCGGGTGCTCGACGTGGGCATGGGGCAGGGCACGCAGGCGCTGCGGCTGGCCCGGGCCGGACACGCGGTGACCGGCATCGAGCGCGAGTCGAAGCTGATCGCCGTGGCCCGGGAGGCGGTCGCCGCCGAGCCCGAGGGCATCCGAGGGCGGATGCGGATCGTCGAGGGCGACGGCCGGGACACGGGTGTGCACTTCCTGCCGGGCAGCTTCGACGTGGTGCTCTGTCACGGGGTGCTGATGTACGTCGAGGAGCCCGACGCCCTGCTGGCCGGGCTGGCGCGGATGCTGGCGCCGGGTGGGCTGCTGTCGCTGCTCGTCCGCAACGGGGACGCGCTCGCGATGCGGGCGGGGCTCGCCGGGGACTGGGCCGGGGCGCTGGCCGCGTTCGACACCACCGCGTACCGGAACCGGCTCGGGCTGGATGTGCGGGCGGATCGGTTGGAGACCTTGACGGACGCGCTCGCGGGGATCGGGGCGCCGTTGCACGCCTGGTACGGGGTGCGGGTGTTCACTGACCTCGCCGCGGACGACGCGGGACTGCCCGACGGGCAGGGGGACCTCGATGCGCTCCTCGCGGCGGAGGAGCGGGCCGGGCGGACGGATCCTTATCGCCAGGTGGCGGCGTTGCTGCACCTGTGCGGCGTGCGGGGCTGA
- a CDS encoding bifunctional adenosylcobinamide kinase/adenosylcobinamide-phosphate guanylyltransferase: protein MELTLLGTGAPAGLPRPDCPCAVCATALGVAARGATALLVDGTLLLDLTPGAALAAARAGRTLTGVRQVLLSHPHDGPAVEVPTGLPQPVRVPDGRELALLSGHRVRARALDSPGTGYAVTGPGGQRLLYLPPGAAPAGVEEPSEPYDMVLLDVLGRPDALARLRAAGAVGPTTDVVAVHIDHDVPADGELPRRLAAAGARTVPDGTTLVVGAYEDVPDVPRRTLVLGGARSGKSVEAERRLEAFPDVLYVATGGLRGGDGEWAERVAAHRERRPGSWRTVETCDLVPLLKDDDGAPLLLDCLSLWLTDAMDAVGAWDDAEWAGGGERALRARVTELTEAVRHTRRTLVAVSNEVGSGIVPATASGRRYRDELGRLNAAFAQECEHVLLVVAGRALPLRG from the coding sequence GTGGAACTGACATTGCTCGGCACCGGCGCCCCCGCGGGGCTGCCCCGCCCCGACTGTCCGTGTGCGGTGTGCGCGACCGCGCTCGGTGTGGCCGCGCGCGGGGCGACCGCGCTGCTCGTGGACGGCACACTGCTGCTCGACCTCACTCCGGGCGCCGCCCTCGCGGCCGCGCGCGCCGGGCGCACGCTCACCGGAGTGCGGCAGGTCCTGCTGTCGCACCCGCACGACGGGCCCGCCGTGGAGGTGCCGACGGGGTTGCCGCAACCCGTGCGGGTGCCGGACGGGCGGGAGCTGGCGCTGCTGAGCGGACACCGGGTGCGGGCACGGGCCCTGGACTCGCCCGGGACCGGGTACGCGGTGACCGGTCCGGGCGGCCAGCGGCTGCTGTATCTGCCGCCGGGGGCCGCGCCCGCCGGTGTGGAGGAGCCGTCGGAGCCGTACGACATGGTGCTCCTCGACGTGCTGGGGCGGCCGGACGCGCTGGCCCGGCTGCGGGCGGCGGGGGCGGTGGGCCCGACGACCGATGTCGTGGCCGTGCACATCGACCACGACGTGCCGGCGGACGGCGAGTTGCCGCGCCGGCTCGCGGCGGCGGGCGCGCGCACCGTGCCGGACGGGACGACGCTGGTGGTGGGCGCCTACGAGGACGTCCCCGATGTGCCGCGGCGCACGCTGGTGCTCGGCGGGGCGCGGTCCGGGAAGTCGGTGGAGGCCGAGCGGCGGCTGGAGGCGTTCCCGGACGTCCTGTACGTGGCCACCGGCGGACTGCGGGGCGGTGACGGGGAGTGGGCCGAGCGGGTCGCCGCGCACCGCGAGCGGCGGCCCGGTTCCTGGCGCACGGTCGAGACCTGCGACCTCGTCCCGCTGCTGAAGGACGACGACGGGGCGCCGCTGCTCCTCGACTGTCTCTCGCTGTGGCTGACGGACGCCATGGACGCGGTGGGGGCGTGGGACGACGCGGAGTGGGCCGGGGGCGGGGAGCGCGCACTCCGGGCGCGTGTCACCGAGCTCACCGAGGCCGTGCGGCACACGCGCCGCACACTGGTCGCCGTCTCCAACGAGGTCGGCTCCGGCATCGTCCCCGCCACCGCTTCCGGCCGCCGCTACCGCGATGAACTCGGCCGTCTGAACGCGGCCTTCGCGCAGGAGTGCGAACACGTGCTGCTGGTGGTGGCGGGGCGGGCGCTGCCGCTACGGGGCTGA
- a CDS encoding efflux RND transporter permease subunit has protein sequence MSWLSRFSLAQRALVGLMSIIALVFGAIAIPQLKQQLLPTIELPVVSVLAPYQGASPDVVEKQVVEPIEDSLEAVDGITGVTSTASEGNALIMASFDYGPGTEQLVADVQQAVNRVRAQLPDAVDPQVIAGSTDDIPTVVLAVSADQDQQALADELDRTVVPTLEGIDGVGQVTVDGVRDLQVTVTPDDAKLAKAGLTTMALAQALQAGGVTVPAGSFDEDGANRTVQVGGGYTSLEQIENLMVRGEGAKKPVRLADVAAVEEEQAKADSITRTNGEPSLAVMVTMDRNGSAVAISEAVEEKLPDMRRDLGSGATVTVVSDQGPAVSKSIDGLTTEGALGLLFAVLVILVFLASVRSTLVTAVSIPLSVVLALIVLWTRDLSLNMLTLGALTIAIGRVVDDSIVVLENIKRHLGYGEEREEAILKAVREVAGAVTSSTLTTVAVFLPIGLTGGMVGELFGSFSLTVTAALLASLLVSLTVVPVLSYWFLRAPKGTPEDADEARRKAEEKEAKSRLQRLYVPVLRFATRRRLTSLAVAAVVLIGTFGMAPLLKTNFFDPGDQEVLSLKQELKPGTSLTATDEQTKKVEKLLADTEGVKDYQVTVGSSGFMAAFGGGTDTNQASYSVMLDDSADAAGVQDTIEKGLAGLSGVGTTTVAVGDAFGSQDLSVVVKAADAEVLRKAAEQVRDAVSTMDNVTDVTSDLAQSVPRISVKATDKAAAAGFDDQTLGAAVTQAVRGTTSGRAILDDTERDVVIKSAKPAETLKELRDLPLGAVKLGDIADVKLVDGPVSMTRIDGQRAATITAKPKGDNTGAVSTDLTTKLNALDLPEGATASIGGVSEDQDEAFASLGLAMLAAIAIVFMLLVATFRSLVQPLILLVSIPFAATGAIGLLIVTGTPMGVPAMIGMLMLIGIVVTNAIVLIDLINQYRRQGYGTVEAVIEGGRHRLRPILMTALATIFALLPMALGITGEGGFIAQPLAVVVIGGLITSTLLTLLLVPTLYTMIEIRKERRAKKKALKRSGTPSEPTKPEPDSDSEAGKPEPAGV, from the coding sequence ATGTCCTGGCTGTCCCGGTTCAGCCTCGCACAACGGGCCCTCGTCGGTCTGATGTCGATCATCGCGCTCGTCTTCGGAGCGATCGCGATACCCCAGCTCAAACAGCAGCTCCTGCCCACCATCGAACTGCCCGTGGTGTCCGTGCTCGCTCCCTACCAGGGCGCCTCCCCGGACGTGGTCGAGAAGCAGGTCGTCGAGCCCATCGAGGACAGCCTCGAAGCCGTCGACGGCATCACGGGCGTGACCTCCACCGCCAGTGAGGGCAACGCCCTGATCATGGCGTCCTTCGACTACGGCCCCGGCACCGAGCAACTCGTCGCCGACGTCCAGCAGGCCGTCAACCGGGTCCGGGCGCAGCTGCCGGACGCCGTCGACCCGCAGGTGATCGCTGGCTCCACGGACGACATCCCGACCGTCGTCCTCGCCGTCTCCGCGGACCAGGACCAGCAGGCCCTCGCCGACGAGCTGGACCGGACCGTCGTGCCCACGCTGGAGGGCATCGACGGCGTCGGCCAGGTCACCGTCGACGGCGTACGGGACCTCCAGGTCACCGTCACCCCCGACGACGCGAAGCTGGCGAAGGCGGGCCTGACCACGATGGCCCTCGCCCAGGCCCTCCAGGCGGGCGGCGTCACCGTCCCCGCGGGCTCCTTCGACGAGGACGGCGCCAACCGCACCGTCCAGGTCGGCGGCGGCTACACCTCGCTGGAGCAGATCGAGAACCTGATGGTGCGCGGCGAGGGCGCCAAGAAGCCCGTACGTCTCGCCGACGTCGCCGCGGTCGAGGAGGAGCAGGCCAAGGCCGACTCCATCACCCGGACGAACGGTGAGCCGAGCCTGGCGGTCATGGTCACCATGGACCGTAACGGCAGCGCGGTCGCGATCTCCGAGGCCGTCGAGGAGAAGCTGCCGGACATGCGCCGTGACCTGGGCTCCGGCGCCACCGTCACCGTGGTCAGCGACCAGGGCCCGGCGGTCTCCAAGTCCATCGACGGGCTGACCACCGAGGGCGCCCTCGGTCTGCTCTTCGCGGTCCTGGTCATCCTGGTCTTCCTGGCGTCGGTCCGCTCGACCCTCGTCACCGCGGTCTCCATCCCGCTGTCGGTGGTCCTGGCGCTGATCGTGCTGTGGACCCGTGACCTCTCCCTGAACATGCTCACCCTCGGCGCGCTGACCATCGCCATCGGCCGCGTCGTCGACGACTCGATCGTGGTGCTGGAGAACATCAAGCGGCACCTCGGCTACGGCGAGGAGCGCGAGGAGGCCATCCTCAAGGCGGTCCGCGAGGTCGCCGGCGCGGTCACCTCCTCCACCCTGACGACGGTCGCCGTCTTCCTCCCCATCGGCCTCACCGGCGGCATGGTCGGCGAGCTGTTCGGCAGCTTCTCGCTGACCGTGACGGCGGCCCTGCTGGCCTCCCTCCTGGTCTCGCTGACTGTGGTCCCGGTGCTGTCGTACTGGTTCCTGCGCGCGCCGAAGGGCACACCCGAGGACGCCGACGAGGCACGCCGCAAGGCTGAGGAGAAGGAGGCGAAGAGCCGCCTCCAGCGCCTCTACGTCCCCGTCCTGCGCTTCGCCACCCGCCGCCGGCTGACCAGCCTGGCCGTCGCGGCCGTCGTCCTCATCGGCACGTTCGGCATGGCACCGCTGCTCAAGACGAACTTCTTCGACCCCGGCGACCAGGAAGTCCTCAGCCTCAAGCAGGAGTTGAAGCCCGGCACCAGTCTCACGGCGACCGACGAGCAGACGAAGAAGGTCGAGAAGCTGCTCGCCGACACCGAGGGCGTCAAGGACTACCAGGTCACCGTCGGCTCGTCCGGCTTCATGGCCGCGTTCGGCGGGGGCACCGACACCAACCAGGCCTCGTACAGCGTCATGCTGGACGACTCGGCCGACGCCGCCGGCGTCCAGGACACCATTGAGAAGGGCCTCGCCGGGCTCTCCGGCGTCGGTACGACGACCGTCGCGGTCGGCGACGCCTTCGGCAGCCAGGACCTGAGCGTGGTCGTCAAGGCCGCCGACGCCGAGGTCCTGCGCAAGGCCGCCGAGCAGGTCCGTGACGCCGTCTCCACCATGGACAACGTCACCGACGTCACCAGTGACCTGGCGCAGAGCGTGCCGCGCATCTCGGTGAAGGCCACCGACAAGGCCGCCGCCGCGGGCTTCGACGACCAGACCCTCGGCGCTGCCGTCACCCAGGCCGTGCGCGGTACGACCAGCGGCCGGGCCATCCTCGACGACACCGAGCGGGACGTCGTCATCAAGTCGGCGAAGCCCGCCGAGACCCTGAAGGAGCTGCGGGACCTGCCGCTGGGCGCGGTGAAGCTCGGCGACATCGCCGACGTGAAGCTGGTGGACGGCCCGGTCTCCATGACCCGCATCGACGGCCAGCGGGCCGCGACGATCACGGCGAAGCCCAAGGGCGACAACACCGGCGCGGTCAGCACCGACCTCACCACCAAGCTGAACGCGCTCGACCTGCCCGAGGGCGCCACCGCCTCCATCGGCGGCGTCTCCGAGGACCAGGACGAGGCGTTCGCCTCCCTCGGCCTGGCGATGCTCGCGGCCATCGCGATCGTCTTCATGCTGCTGGTGGCGACCTTCCGGTCCCTGGTCCAGCCGCTGATCCTGCTGGTCTCGATCCCGTTCGCGGCCACCGGCGCGATCGGCCTGCTGATCGTCACCGGCACGCCGATGGGTGTCCCCGCGATGATCGGCATGCTGATGCTGATCGGCATCGTGGTGACCAACGCGATCGTCCTGATCGACCTGATCAACCAGTACCGCCGCCAGGGCTACGGCACGGTCGAGGCGGTCATCGAGGGCGGCCGTCACCGCCTGCGCCCGATCCTGATGACGGCACTGGCGACGATCTTCGCGCTGCTGCCCATGGCCCTCGGCATCACCGGTGAGGGCGGCTTCATCGCCCAGCCGCTGGCCGTGGTCGTCATCGGCGGTCTGATCACGTCGACGCTGCTGACGCTCCTGCTGGTCCCGACCCTCTACACGATGATCGAGATCCGCAAGGAGCGCCGGGCGAAGAAGAAGGCCCTGAAGCGGTCCGGCACCCCGTCCGAGCCGACGAAGCCGGAGCCGGACTCGGACTCGGAGGCGGGCAAGCCGGAACCCGCCGGGGTCTGA
- a CDS encoding DUF3043 domain-containing protein, with product MPRHPVPLGFVFRSRAKSEKESVADKALVTDSKQTRDPQAPKGRPTPKRSVAQGQRRSVANTPTTRKEAAKRSRDERRAAMEKQRQALATGDERYLPARDKGPVRRFARDYVDSRFHIAEFFLPLAVIILVLSMVQVPSLQNIALLLWLFVIVLIVVDSISLGFRLKKQLRERFPDANTKGAVAYALMRTLQMRRLRLPKPQVKRGERP from the coding sequence ATGCCCCGGCACCCCGTACCCTTGGGTTTTGTGTTCCGTAGCCGCGCCAAGAGCGAGAAGGAATCGGTCGCCGACAAGGCGCTGGTGACCGACTCCAAGCAGACCCGTGACCCGCAGGCCCCCAAGGGGCGCCCCACTCCGAAACGGAGTGTGGCCCAGGGGCAGCGCCGAAGCGTCGCCAATACGCCGACGACGCGCAAGGAGGCCGCCAAGCGCTCCCGCGACGAGCGCCGTGCCGCGATGGAGAAGCAGCGCCAGGCGCTGGCCACCGGTGACGAGCGCTATCTGCCGGCGCGGGACAAGGGCCCGGTCCGCCGGTTCGCCCGTGACTACGTGGACTCTCGGTTCCACATCGCGGAGTTCTTCCTGCCGCTGGCCGTGATCATCCTCGTGCTGAGCATGGTGCAGGTGCCGTCGCTGCAGAACATCGCGCTCCTGCTGTGGCTCTTCGTGATCGTGCTGATCGTGGTCGACTCGATCAGCCTCGGGTTCCGTCTGAAGAAGCAGCTGCGCGAGCGCTTCCCCGACGCGAACACCAAGGGCGCCGTGGCCTACGCCCTCATGCGCACGCTCCAGATGCGTCGCCTCCGGCTGCCCAAGCCGCAGGTCAAGCGCGGAGAGCGGCCCTGA
- a CDS encoding sensor histidine kinase, with amino-acid sequence MSTLQRARTWLTAHPLALDAALAAGVLVAMVAGSFVDPNADHGDKWGARTPDALSLALMVPAAAVLVARRRTPMAVLAATCALTLAELVTGDPRAPVAMSAVIALYTVASTTDRPTTWRVGLLTMTVLTGTAMLVGPLPWYAQENIGIFAWTGMAATAGDAVRSRRAFVHAIRERAERAERTREEEARRRVAEERLRIARDLHDVVAHHIALVNVQAGVAAHVMDKRPDQAKEALAHVREASRSALGELRATVGLLRQSGDPEAPTEPAPGLVRLDELVGTFHSAGLAVEVVRADEGVSLPAAVDLAAYRVIQEALTNVHKHAGEAAKAEVSVVRVGPDVEITVLDNGTGRTAAGDTNPENPEGGGHGLLGMRERVAALGGTLTTGPRYGGGFRVHAILPLKTRTTTAEDVRP; translated from the coding sequence GTGAGCACCCTCCAGCGAGCCAGGACCTGGCTGACGGCGCACCCCCTCGCGCTGGACGCCGCCCTCGCCGCGGGCGTCCTCGTCGCGATGGTCGCCGGCTCCTTCGTGGACCCCAACGCCGACCACGGCGACAAGTGGGGCGCCCGCACCCCCGACGCGCTCAGCCTCGCGCTCATGGTGCCGGCCGCCGCCGTCCTCGTCGCCCGCCGCCGCACCCCCATGGCCGTCCTGGCCGCGACCTGCGCGCTCACCCTCGCCGAACTGGTGACCGGCGACCCCCGTGCCCCCGTGGCGATGTCCGCCGTCATCGCCCTCTACACGGTCGCCTCCACCACCGACCGCCCCACCACCTGGCGCGTCGGCCTGCTCACGATGACCGTGCTGACGGGCACGGCCATGCTCGTCGGCCCGCTGCCCTGGTATGCCCAGGAGAACATCGGCATCTTCGCCTGGACCGGCATGGCCGCCACCGCCGGGGACGCGGTCCGCAGCCGCCGCGCCTTCGTGCACGCCATCAGGGAGCGCGCCGAACGGGCGGAGCGCACCCGCGAGGAGGAGGCCCGCCGCCGGGTCGCCGAGGAGCGGCTGCGGATCGCCCGCGACTTGCACGATGTCGTCGCCCACCACATCGCCCTGGTCAATGTGCAGGCCGGAGTCGCCGCGCACGTCATGGACAAGCGGCCCGACCAGGCCAAGGAGGCCCTCGCCCACGTCCGTGAGGCCAGCCGCTCCGCGCTGGGCGAACTCCGCGCCACGGTCGGGCTGCTGCGCCAGTCCGGCGACCCCGAGGCACCCACCGAACCCGCCCCGGGCCTGGTCCGGCTCGACGAACTCGTCGGCACCTTCCACAGCGCCGGCCTCGCGGTGGAGGTGGTCCGCGCCGACGAGGGGGTGAGCCTCCCGGCCGCCGTCGACCTGGCTGCGTACCGCGTCATCCAGGAGGCGCTCACCAATGTGCACAAGCACGCCGGTGAGGCGGCGAAGGCCGAGGTCAGCGTCGTACGCGTCGGCCCGGACGTGGAGATCACCGTCCTCGACAACGGCACCGGACGGACCGCGGCGGGCGACACGAATCCCGAGAACCCCGAGGGCGGCGGGCACGGCCTGCTCGGTATGCGCGAACGCGTCGCCGCGCTCGGCGGCACCCTCACCACCGGCCCCCGCTACGGCGGCGGCTTCCGGGTCCATGCGATCCTGCCGCTCAAGACCCGAACGACCACCGCGGAAGACGTACGACCGTGA
- a CDS encoding class I SAM-dependent methyltransferase has protein sequence MSPTPRPEPGPLAPGVDPFHEPRREDCPWCGSRQLRTRLRAPEGRRRTPGTFVVDECRDCAHAFQNPRLTTDGLLLRYHQHAAEDEFGTHPLGRRRRRHLRGAARALLRYPEPESWLDVGTGHGHFPETAHAIHPYTSFDGLDPTPRVDRAWEAGRVEEAYRGLLTDPEITTLLRARYDVVSMLHHLEHTADPREELRAARAVLRPGGLLLLEVPDPARPLGPLPARNRRLWKPCDRPRPLHLVPLRNLLAELRSLGFEVLTARPCTPLPPRAHRILARRATPPAAPAAPRAPMVERADPSAP, from the coding sequence ATGTCCCCCACCCCGCGGCCGGAGCCCGGCCCACTCGCGCCGGGAGTCGACCCCTTCCACGAACCGCGCCGGGAGGACTGCCCCTGGTGCGGCTCGCGGCAGTTGCGTACGCGGTTGCGCGCGCCGGAGGGGCGGCGGCGTACGCCGGGCACGTTCGTGGTGGACGAGTGCCGGGACTGCGCGCACGCCTTCCAGAACCCCCGGCTCACGACGGACGGGCTGCTGCTGCGGTACCACCAGCACGCCGCCGAGGACGAGTTCGGCACGCACCCCCTCGGGCGGCGCCGCCGCCGGCACCTGCGGGGTGCCGCCCGCGCGCTGCTGAGGTATCCCGAACCGGAGAGCTGGCTCGACGTCGGCACCGGACACGGCCACTTCCCGGAGACCGCGCATGCGATCCACCCGTACACCTCCTTCGACGGTCTCGACCCGACCCCGCGCGTCGACCGGGCCTGGGAGGCGGGGCGCGTGGAGGAGGCGTACCGGGGCCTGCTCACCGACCCCGAGATCACCACGCTACTGCGCGCCCGCTACGACGTGGTGAGCATGCTCCACCACCTCGAACACACCGCCGATCCCCGCGAGGAGCTCCGTGCCGCCCGCGCCGTGCTGCGCCCCGGCGGCCTGCTGCTGCTCGAAGTCCCGGATCCGGCCCGCCCGTTGGGGCCGCTGCCCGCCAGGAACCGACGCCTGTGGAAGCCGTGCGACCGCCCCCGCCCCCTGCACCTCGTGCCCCTGCGCAACCTGCTCGCCGAACTGCGCTCCCTGGGCTTCGAGGTCCTCACGGCCCGCCCGTGCACCCCCCTCCCGCCCCGCGCGCACCGCATCCTCGCGCGCCGCGCCACACCGCCGGCCGCCCCCGCAGCCCCCCGGGCGCCGATGGTCGAACGGGCGGATCCCTCAGCCCCGTAG
- a CDS encoding PspA/IM30 family protein, whose product MSGVMKRMGMIFRAKANKALDRAEDPRETLDYSYQKQLELLQKVRRGVADVATSRKRLELQLNQLQSQSSKLEDQGRKALALGREDLAREALSRRAALQQQVTDLETQHSTLQGEEEKLTLAAQRLQAKVDAFRTKKETIKATYTAAQAQTRIGEAFSGISEEMGDVGLAIQRAEDKTAQLQARAGAIDELLASGALDDPSGMHKDDIQAELDRLSGGTDVELELQRMKAELAGGPSAQQQAIEGGTGQSAPQQQSQRQDTPRFDK is encoded by the coding sequence ATGAGCGGTGTCATGAAGCGTATGGGGATGATCTTCCGCGCGAAGGCGAACAAGGCCCTTGACCGGGCCGAGGACCCGCGCGAGACCCTTGATTACTCGTATCAGAAGCAGCTGGAGCTGCTCCAGAAGGTGCGCCGGGGCGTGGCCGACGTCGCCACCTCCCGCAAGCGCCTGGAGCTCCAGCTCAACCAGCTCCAGTCCCAGTCCTCGAAGCTGGAGGACCAGGGCCGCAAGGCGCTCGCGCTCGGCCGAGAGGACCTGGCCCGCGAGGCGCTCTCGCGCCGTGCCGCGCTCCAGCAGCAGGTGACGGACCTGGAGACGCAGCACTCCACGCTCCAGGGCGAGGAGGAGAAGCTCACCCTGGCCGCGCAGCGCCTGCAGGCCAAGGTCGACGCGTTCCGCACCAAGAAGGAGACGATCAAGGCCACGTACACCGCCGCCCAGGCCCAGACCAGGATCGGCGAGGCGTTCTCCGGCATCTCCGAGGAGATGGGCGACGTCGGTCTCGCCATCCAGCGCGCCGAGGACAAGACGGCCCAGCTCCAGGCCCGGGCCGGTGCCATCGACGAACTGCTGGCCTCCGGCGCGCTCGACGACCCGTCCGGGATGCACAAGGACGACATCCAGGCCGAGCTGGACCGCCTCTCCGGTGGTACGGACGTCGAGCTGGAGCTCCAGCGTATGAAGGCGGAGCTGGCGGGCGGCCCGTCCGCGCAGCAGCAGGCCATCGAGGGCGGCACCGGCCAGTCGGCGCCGCAGCAGCAGTCCCAGCGCCAGGACACCCCGCGCTTCGACAAGTAA
- a CDS encoding PspA-associated protein PspAA, with the protein MIVRIMGEGQVRLDDVHFAELNKLDDVLLAEMEVGDGPGFRHTLHALLDKVRELGTPLPDDSLEPSELILPSPDATLEEVKQMLSDDGLIPG; encoded by the coding sequence ATGATCGTTCGGATCATGGGGGAGGGGCAGGTGAGGCTGGACGACGTCCACTTCGCCGAACTGAACAAGCTGGACGACGTCCTCCTGGCGGAGATGGAGGTCGGCGACGGCCCGGGCTTCCGCCATACCCTCCACGCCCTCCTGGACAAGGTCCGCGAACTGGGCACCCCCCTGCCCGACGACTCCCTGGAACCTTCGGAACTGATCCTCCCGTCGCCGGACGCGACACTGGAGGAGGTCAAGCAGATGCTGAGCGACGACGGCCTGATCCCGGGGTGA